Sequence from the Amaranthus tricolor cultivar Red isolate AtriRed21 chromosome 1, ASM2621246v1, whole genome shotgun sequence genome:
GCACTTAGGCTTAGGCTTTAGGTTGTACAAGATGAAGTACAAGGCTGATatttttgcaacaaagttttttcaaaattacaaaacagaagacagtagctatacattgtcatagtaacttttaatcacaacatagtatcttttcttaagaacatagtatcattcacttttgcaacaaaagttttttcaaaattacaaaggaGTTGTAATTACAAAGTGGTATGCTATGTTGTTGGTGCTAACCGCCCCCCTGTATGGTAAACTAAGGAGTTTTCTTGGTTAGACTCAATTCATAAGAGGAACAAGAGAGAGCATGTAGTATGACCGGAATTCTATTTGATAAAGAAGCATTCGTTATCAAACCGTTGGATGCAAAGatgtcatataaaaaaaatagatgaacCACAATGCCTATTTGGTAACTCAGCATGTCGAGTATGATTGGCTCCCGTTATGGTGCTCCAAATGTAAACAATTTGGGCACATGTCGGAGTGGGTGAGAAAAAATAAAGGTTTATCAATTGACCAGAAAACCGCCATGTTTAATGGGCAAATTTAGCAGCATGTAGGAATCCTAAAATTGCAGTAACAGCTGATGTTCCTAAACCTTGTGCATCCACTAGTAAGGAGGATGCTATGAATCCAGCAGAACATCCGTGTGCATAACCAGTCAAATGtacagaagacagtagctatacattgtcatagtaacttttaatcacaacatagtatcttttcttaagaacatagtatcattcacttttgcaacaaaagttttttcaaaattacaaaacagaagacagtagctatacattgtcatagtaacttttaataacaacatagtatcttttcctaagaacatagtagcattcattTTTGCAACAATCCACGAATAGTTTGATTATGTTCTTGTTGGTAAATGAGGATGGTTTCAGGCCGGTAAAGTCGAAGTGGGTGAGAAAAAATAAAGGTTTATCAATTGACCAGAAAACCGCCATGTTTAATGGGCAAATTTAGCAGCATGTAGGAATCCTAAAATTGCAGTAACAGCTGATGTTCCTGAACCTTGTGCATCCACTAGTAAGGAGGATGCTATGAATCCAGCAGAACATCCGTGTGCTCCAATTGGGGAGATTTCACAATACCAGTGTAATCCTCTAATGACTAGTAATGGCTTTGAGGCACTACTAACTATAGATGATTGTGATGAGCACAGAACAGTGTTGAAGGAAAATAGTAGTAATGAGGCAAGTAAGGTGCATAACAAAGGAGGGGGGAATGGAGTGGATGTGCATAACCAGTCAAATGtacagaagacagtagctatacattgtcatagtaacttttaataacaacatagtatcttttcctaagaacatagtagcattcatttttgcaacaaaagatttttcaaaattacaaaacaaaagacagtagctatccatagtcatcttaatataatctcttcatctatctGTTCTTCAGCATCAATTTTCCtgcataataaaaattttgcactttcatttacataatcaaattattaaataaggatacaataaaatataagcaaattatatattttataccttCAGTGGGGTATCTTTTGTTGATGGGCAATTTCGACTATCatgataatcaaatttaccacaagttttgcactttcttttgggcttcttgctttgctcaatagtttgttccttttccccaattattctttgcctttttcctttgttctttGATTGGATTGGGTTTTGTATTTCCATTGTCGAAGATGAACTTGTGCCTACTAACAATTCGATTTGTTGCTCTTTAGTAATGTCCACCCTCACATCATCACTTTCCTCCAATTTTCTACTAATATCTTTTAGGTTTTGTAAAAGTGATTGTAAATCACTCTCACTCCGTTGAGCTAAACCTACACAATTGAATATTTCACACCAAACTTCCCCCAACAACTTCCCCACGTTGTTACACTTTTTGCTCTCTTCAATCAGATTCCCATGCAAATCAAAAATAGGCTTCTTTAATGCTAGCTTCGTCCAACGATCTAAAACATATTGCTGTGGTATTTGTGTTATTTGTCTTGCACTCATAACACAAATCGCATGGGAACATAATATTCCTATCCGTTTAAATAACTTGCAATCACAATCTACCTTCAACTCGTCAATTGAACTTCCCAGTATAAATTTCACCTTGTACATCTTACTTACCGTTGAGTCCAAAACAGTTATACTTTCCACACTTTCAATCTTTTCAATACTTTGAATATAAGTTTTGAAACAAGACTTATAAacttcattttgaaaaagaaaaaatatttttctagtATAGACTTCACCGGCATGTTTTTCAATCGGCAATGGTGTTTTATATTGTGGGTTTGTGTGAAGTGATTCAGCATTGAGCTTATCTTGTTTGTACCTCTGTGCATCCATTGCACTTTCATAACtcatataaaattcaacaagtgtcaTGTGCGGGTTTGAAAAATGGTTGAAGAAACTATTAACACTTTCCGATCGGGATGTAGTTCTCAAAATCCCCCCCAATGGGATATCCCTAAAATATGCGGGTATCCATTGATCTCGTATACTAAATATACTAGTAAACCATTTATCTGTTTGAAGATTGTATTTGGTCATAATTCCCTCCCATTTTTCCTcaaattcatcttcttcttgatcaatattccacacacacccatttaattctttcaaaaaatcttcatttttgttcaatttcgGTCCAACTTTATCAGTCACTTTACTCATGATGTGCCACATGCAAAGTTTGTGTATTGTGTgtggaaatacatttttaatcgcAATTTTCATTGCAGGGTCTTGATCAGTTATCAAATATGTTGGCATACACTCCCCCATACAATGTAAAAAAGTTCTAAATAACCACTCAAAAGATTCACTATCTTCCTTAGCTAATAAACCTATACCAAATGTAATACAAGACTTATGATGATCTACACCAGTAAAAGGGGCTAAAACCATGCTATACTTATTGGTGTTATAAGTACAATCAAAAGTAACCATTTctccaaataaacaataattctttctacttatcgcatcggcccaaaatAAACGTGATATGTGGTCCTCCTCATctaaagcataatcaaaataaaaccccGTGTAAATATCTCTTTTTCTGATAAAATTCTCGATCAACATCTTCCCATCATCTCCTTTAATATATGCTTTCAAATCCCTAtggaaattcttaaaatcttgcATTGTCACTCCCACATTCTCATAACCCCCGACATTTTCCTTAAACAATCTAAAGGATTTAACCGGTCCTATATTAACCCGTGCATTCTTagatatgaaatttttgtgcaacAAAGTCATTTTCCTATTACCCAATAAAAATTGACGCGATGTAGGGTTAACTAGACAATGATTGTGCGCCTCTTCGAATTTTAAAACATGGTATGTTCTCTTCGCTATGtcatatttcaaaatcaatctAGCTTTACAACCAATTCTTTTGGTTGATCTCTTATAACGTGCAACAACATCTGCACTTTTCTTAGGTTTAGGTTTTATGATACCCTCCCTActacaaacaaaatattttaaaaaaacaatacccTTTTTTTTGTAGGTAGTAGATGAACGTATATCAAAACCGCAAATTTCAGCATATTTACCATAAAAATCTAAGGCTTTCTCTAAGTTTTCAAAAGCCATACCAACAAATGGCTTTTTATCAAACTCACAATGAGGAATCCACAGGGTTGAACCATTTGGGGTAACTTGTGTAATAGTTCTTGGAGTTTGAGTCCCTGTATAACAAtccaaagtttttccaaaattaaaaaagaaggcagtagctatacatcgtcatagtaacttttaatcacaacatagtatctttttttaagaacatagtagcattcaccttggcaacaaatatttttcaaaatttcaaaacagaacacagtagctatacacagtcatagtaacttttaatgataacatagtatctttttctaagaacatagtagcattcaccttggcaacaaagattttcaaaactttcaaaagagaagacagtagctatacattgtcatagtaacttttaatcacaacatagtatctttttctaagaacatagtagcattcaccttggcaacaaatatttttcaaaatttcaaaacagaacacagtagctatacacagtcatagtaacttttaatcacaacatagtatctttttctaagaacatagtagcattcaccttggcaacaaagattttcaatattacaaaaaaacgAAATCAAAATATGCACAATCATaacttagtattttttttttgaagaacataataacattaccttctgacaattctttttcattgttggaAGTTTTTGGTGAATCTTCCACATTTAGCACTTTTTGTAAATCTTCCATAGTATCTCAATCTGAGTCtgttaatcaaaatcaacaagaagATTCACATCAAGATCTGAGTctgtaaatcaaaatcaacaaagaaaaacgaaaatgaaaatctGACTCTCAGTTTTGAAGATACTAAAtcgaaaacgaaaatgaaaaactaagaaatcaatcaaaacaaatctgaaTTTGTAAAAGGTACACATAAGAAAACGAAAACAAGTAAAGATTTTTGACAGACTAAGTAATCAAGAGAAGAGGAAATTTTCGCAGAAGAAAAcgaaaactaaaaaatgaatcaaaacaaatcgaaaaataaaaactataaaatggtAAATTTCTAATTTGCATACCTTAATTCAATAGAAGAGGAAGATTTCGCAGAAGAAATCAAAGGTTTTTCGAAGGTTTTTCGAaggttttgaaggtttttcgaaGAGTATAGCTTGGAAGAGAGAAGGCGCTTGTGTTCTTccggcttttttttttttgccctaTTTTTTCCGGCTTGATATCTAGACCATTAGATCTTTGAGAAATCGACGGctcaaaatccttctcacccttctcattttcataccccttctcattggatccctcccctatatatatatatatatatatatatatatatatatatatatatatatatatatatatatatatatatatacattaaagtataaaaaataatctatactaattacaatttatcaaggacaaatattagcaagatacgcggcaatcttgtcttttaattcgcgcatctcttcacttctcaaagggcgtgtttccctcggaatgtcgtttaaaacctatatatactattaaaataaaagattaatatagaaataaacattagattttaccaataatatatttaattaagaacgtaacaaatacttacggcatctatattttcgactccaaagtccttcacggaatttataatatcgtccatatacttcagcgcgtagtagccgcagtcaacggaagaagaaggttgttgaaagcactaagagaaaatagatgttagtgtcaaaaacggttaaaaacgcataaaatcgcaacttaacttctaatttctagcatatggctattattttcaattctaaccatttcaacacaataatatatgccaaatagtgttgtgtgccaagtttcgtgcataacaaacaaagtttgagctactttacgcgcgaaattgacaaaaacgcttaaaaacccttaaaatcgcaacttaacttctaatttctatcatatgactattattttcaattctaaccatttcaacacaataatatatgccaaatagtgttgtgtgccaagtttcgtgcataacaaacaaagtttgagctactttacgcgcgaaattgacaaaagcgcttcaaaacctttaaaatcgcaacttaacttctattttctagcatatgactattattttcaattctaaccatttcaacacaataatatatgccaaatagtgttgtgtgccaaatttcgtgcataacaaaccatgtttgacctactttacgcgcgaaattgacacagcagcaaactagtgaccagaccaccttgcacgacacgtggagaccaaacctatgcatccaggacctaggctaaagtggaaatgaaatcttggtacttggatctagctatcaaggtcctaaaaccattctaacaatccccgtggactcctagaagctgagctgaaggagggctgctcgacgcacaacattaatccttacataaccaaggccttaatcagccccggtttcgcatcaaaaccaagtttgagtactttacgcgcgaaattgaaaaaaacgctttaaaacccataaaatcgcaacttaacttctaatttctagcatatggctattattttcaattctaaccatttcaacacaataatatatgccaaatagtgttgtgtgccaagtttcgtgcataacaaacaaagtttgagctaatttacgcgcgaaattgacaaaaacgcttaaaaacccttaaaatcgcaacttaacttctaatttctagcatatgactattattttcaattctaaccatttcaacacaataatatatgccaaatagtgttgtgtgccaaatttcgtgcataacaaaccatgtttgacctactttacgcgcgaaattgacaaaagcgcttcaaaacccttaaaatcgcaacttaacacctaatttctagcatatgactattattttcaattctaaccatttcaacacaataatatatgccaaatagtgttgtgtgccaagtttcgtgcataacaaaccatgtttgacctactttacgcgcgaaattgacacagcagcaaactagtgaccagaccaccttgcacgacacgtggagaccaaacctatgcatccaggacctaggctaaagtggaaatgaaatcttggtacttggatctagctatcaaggtcctaaaaccattctaacaatccccgtggactccaagaagctgagctgaaggagggctgctcgacgcacaacattaatccttgcataaccaaggccttaatcagccccggtttcgcatcaaaaccaagtttgagtactttacgcgcgaaattgaaaaaaacgctttaaaacccataaaatcgcaacttaacttctaatttctagcatatggctattattttcaattctaaccatttcaacacaataatatatgccaaatagtgttgtgtgccaagtttcgtgcataacaaacaaagtttgagctactttacgcgcgaaattgacaaa
This genomic interval carries:
- the LOC130806156 gene encoding uncharacterized protein LOC130806156, whose amino-acid sequence is MSARQITQIPQQYVLDRWTKLALKKPIFDLHGNLIEESKKCNNVGKLLGEVWCEIFNCVGLAQRSESDLQSLLQNLKDISRKLEESDDVRVDITKEQQIELLVGTSSSSTMEIQNPIQSKNKGKRQRIIGEKEQTIEQSKKPKRKCKTCGKFDYHDSRNCPSTKDTPLKEN
- the LOC130801175 gene encoding protein FAR1-RELATED SEQUENCE 5-like, coding for MEDLQKVLNVEDSPKTSNNEKELSEGTQTPRTITQVTPNGSTLWIPHCEFDKKPFVGMAFENLEKALDFYGKYAEICGFDIRSSTTYKKKGIVFLKYFVCSREGIIKPKPKKSADVVARYKRSTKRIGCKARLILKYDIAKRTYHVLKFEEAHNHCLVNPTSRQFLLGNRKMTLLHKNFISKNARVNIGPVKSFRLFKENVGGYENVGVTMQDFKNFHRDLKAYIKGDDGKMLIENFIRKRDIYTGFYFDYALDEEDHISRLFWADAISRKNYCLFGEMVTFDCTYNTNKYSMVLAPFTGVDHHKSCITFGIGLLAKEDSESFEWLFRTFLHCMGECMPTYLITDQDPAMKIAIKNRYKQDKLNAESLHTNPQYKTPLPIEKHAGEVYTRKIFFLFQNEVYKSCFKTYIQSIEKIESVESITVLDSTIVIASYLNG